The genomic segment TTTCTACTGAATATTGGGATGGATGCGCACTCCCGAGTCTCTGGGTCTCCTTCTCCCAGGCTCCCGGCTCGTGCGGAGTTTCCAGCTTCTTCCCAAAATGCCAAATCCCAATTAACTAATTCGGTGTCCCTGCCACCCCACATCCACCTGTCTCCAGCCCCACATTaattctgccccccaaccccccccaccaattgtgaccccacagcccccacctctgcccctcagggccccttttcccctcctgcacccccagaagtttttcaccctcccctcccattcctggtgctgcagggagggagtggggaggagcttCCAGGGGTCACTGAGCTAAGAGGCCAGACGGCTGGGTAGACAGGAGTCGTCCAGGCCTTAGGGGCTAGGATAACTTGGCTAGAGAAACCCATTTTTCCATTCCCAGTGGGCTGTTCCCCCCCCATGTCTCAGTGGCACTGTCTGACCCAGGATCCCCAGAGTCCTCCTGGCTCATAGGGGAAAGTGGCAAACAGGCTGCACAGTCCCTGGGGCAGTGATGAGATCGGCTTCTCTACCTCGCTCGCTCAATGCTCTCCATGGTTTGGCAGTCCAGACAGTGCAGAGTTGAGACTGGAAGCAAACTCCAGGGTCATGGAGGCGGCTATGGGTGTGTGAGGCTAGAGAGGCTGCTCTCATGGCTCCCAGTGAGCtattcccccgcccctcccctgcgTGTCGCAGGGACACAGTCTGAGCCTGTCCCACCTGGAGCCAGGGCCGGATTCTCCCCCCAGGGACGGAGCCCGACGGGAAAGTGAAGATCGGGGCCTCGTCACCAGCACCGATAAATGTCACCTGCCCCCGGTCACAGTCCAGACAAACACGGATCCTGCTAGGGGCCCggctcgggggcaggggggtcacagGGGAGGTGAGAGCCCAGAACTGACCCTCCCACCAcccacagcccagatccctcGCTCAGGGCTACGGAtgatctctcccttcctccccacagactctctggccacccccacagcccagaatcgcccacccacctccacctcccagcgaTGTCTCCCCGCggtgaatccctcacagcccagcacacagagCTCAGAGTCAAATCTCACAGGGTTGCTGGGCAGGTGCTGCGGTGTGTGTTCCCATCTCACACTTTTCCCATCCTTAGACAGGACGAGCCAgggatgagccgtgtctggatccagagacACATTCGCTGGGGGGAGAGAATCAGAGCGTTAGGGGCACAGCTCggcgctggggggggctgggaccatttctcacacaccccagcaGCCCAGTCCTGGCTGGGACAGTCCTGGATCACAGGGAGCTGCCTCTGACCTGGGTACCTGAGACTGAGCAGAGATGTCACTGTAGTTCCTCAGTGTATTTCTCATCTGCTTCCAgaagcttcagctcccagctccctctgctggggctgctccattCCCAGTGGCAGGGACACAGCCAGGAAGGTGTCAGAAGTTTTTATTGAGGAGGGAACAGAGGAGGCAGGTACCAGCTCTGTATCCCAGAGGGACGCTCCCTTCCCTAAAGGCAGCCTCCACTCCCAGGCCGGGGAACAGAGATGAAGGTGCAGCATTGGGGAAGAGCTGCTTAAAACCCAAGAGTAGGAGGTGGCATTGGGTGGGgtagccccatccccagcctagagagaaaggaggagctgGCAGGATCAGAGGGAGAGCATCACCCCAGTCCAGGaagcagggagcagctccaatgggagagcccagccctgcccagaggaaAGGCAGGATGTTGGAGAAGAGCAATGGGGAGATCCCCTGCACCGGGGTGAAGCAGAGGGGTGTGTCAGTCCTCAGGGCAGAGAGCTCTGTTCGGGTGCTGCTCAGGGAGAGTGTTTCTGTTTATCAGCATGGGCATGAACTCAGCACTCAGGTTGGTGTCAGGATTGTTTGTGTGATGTCAGCTTTGGATCTCCCCAGGTGTTCCGGACCCTTGGTAGAAGTTGGGGGTGGGGCACGAGGTCCCTCCACCTATGGCCCCGCCCATTCCATGGCCCTGCCCCATTACTCCTCTTCCCGCCAAGCCCCTGACCCCTGGCCACCGTTGGAGCcttggctgccggggagaacccttgaccctccacctgccctgggtgggtatctggggggcctgagagcagtccctgccccatgtcCCAACTCCCCGGAGTGCACCactccagggcaggtggagggttcaGGGCTCCCCAGTGCTGTTCAGGTTCCCTGGATGGGAGcccggctctggcttctggcctggccagggggcagggcctcaggggaagtggagcagggttggggccacAGAGAGGGGCCAACACTGGGAAGAGGCTTCAGTCTCACCCTGTCTGTGTGCTCCTAGTGGTTGTCCTCTTTTTCTCTCCAGTGCAGACGGCAGAGTGTCTGGAGGGGGAAAGGATAAGAGAGATGAGATTTCAGGCTTCATATTTATAACAGCGTCCCCACTCTGAATTCCTAGAACTGTGTTTTCATCATGGCACAGAAACAGACAGAGACATACTCAGGTATTTAATGTAAAAAGGTCTGAAACCTCTCTCCTCTCTCATTCAGGCATCTCCCAGCAACGGAACCAATGTCCTTTtgaactcccaacttgtcaaaagacatgaaattgtgtAAAAGATCcctgggtcctgattctgtcatctcagatctgcttaggcttcatcaggggaagtttgagtcacaagactgaggtcccagttatgctggtacgccctgaaagtgatattggacattggactgtgaactatttctgaaagaactctttacaGCTAGAAAGCTCGCCATCTCTGCTATGGATCTGAACCTCGATGAATcaaactcatgtctgtatgtgtaTTCATCTTTTaatcatactctctctctcttttgttaaagtttagtttagttcataagaaatggctgtagtgtgtatttgggtaagatctgaaacatccGTTAACCTGGGAGGggatgtgtccgatcctttgggattgctagaaccttttcttttataggatgaaataagattttcagaaatcatcataccTGACATAAAGGAAATGTTGCCTTAAGTGATCTTGTTATTAAGTGATGTGTTCATAAGTTGCTATGTAGGACAAAGAGATGTTTTGACCACACAATGTGCTTCAAGACAGCAGGCACCCAAAATGTACCGCCCAGGAGCAGTGAGCAAAGTCCAAAAAATCCCATGTGGTGAAAAGGGTCAAAGTGACCCGTGCACATCAATGTGTAACGACTTGTAAGGAACGAATCAGAAACGAGGATAACTTGAAAATAGCTTGGACAGCAAAAGTCCTAAAGATACTTCCAATGCATAACACACAAAGGTGACTAGAAAAGAACAATTAAATACATAATCTGGATGCGTATAACACGTCAGACATTGTAAAGGGTAGTTGGAGCATCACGGGAGAAATACATCATGACCTGCCTTTGCCCCAGAAGAAGGTAGGTGGGCAGCATTTCTTTCAGTATGTCCGTCATTTCTTACTTGAGTAGTGGTTGTAATAGCAAGGCATGCTTTTGGAACAAATAAGGGGTTGAATTAATCAGTCTGAGGGTCTTGGATCCTAAGGGTGTGGCATTCTCACCCAAGAGCATAGGCGTGTGCATCACACTTCATTACAATGTGCACCCAGGgaatgtctgtcttttttttttaaaggcgaacatttattgaatactcaaTCATAAAGGACAGtatttttattcatcaaacaaactaaagaaactaaaacttaactaaacttaattttttttaacttaacacctaagccaggggtcggcaacctttcagaagtggtgtgccgaatcTTCGtttattcagtttaatttaagatttcgcgtgccagtaatgcattttaatgtttttgagaaggtctctctctctaagtctatatattatataactaaactactgTTGTATTGTacagtaaacaaggttttcaaaatgtttaagaagcttcatttaaaattaaattaaaatgctgatcttatgccgccggcccgctcagcccgttgccggcctggggttccgttcacctaggccggcagcgggctgagcggggcctgcggccgggaccccggctggcaaggggccggcagtcagaaccccagaccagcagcgggctgagcagggccagcggccaggaccccaaaccagcagcgggctgagcagctcagcccgctgctggtttggggttccgtccgccggctcctgccagccggggtcctggctaCCGGTCCCGCTCAgccccactgccagtctggggtcccggccctgcccacatacagtgggtacctaccttctccctggttctagcccattctcttcctctctctctgcactgagctgagggtgggggtgcactgagcacagggctgggggctggggtgcagggtctggtcAGGAGctagaatgggggagggggtcagggttggggcaggaggtttgggtgtggagcgcttacctgggcagctcccatctGGTGCGAggagtgcaggtgggaatgtgggggggagggggcggtgcaggagctcccgtttggtgatCATGGTGGGGGTAGGAATATGGGGGGTGAAGGAGTCAGGGTATGGGGTCTGGGGtggctgggtatgtgtggagggtgtaggagtcagggctggggtcgtggaggtgtggggggtgcaggagtcagggcagggggctgggggtgtgtgaggggggtgcagaagtcagggcatgggatgtgggggggtggcagagtcagggctggatgtgtggggggggtgtgcagggctcagggtagagggctgtggggggggtgcaggggtcagggcagagggctgggggtgtggggggtgcagggatcagggcagagggccgGGAGGGTgttgggtatgtgtggggggtgctgaagTTAGGGCTGTGgtcgtgggggggtgcaggggtcagggcagggggcggggggtgtgggctcggctcgtgggggtgctcccagccccctgccctgagcggctcataacagggggctggaggggatatgccctgattccaccccccttccccaaggtccgtccctgcctcttctccgccttcTCCCCggagcagcccccctccccccgggccatcagctgatcggggcagggagggagaggaggcggggcagaAACGCAGCAcgctgggggggagaggcaggggagggggaagcttggctGTTGCTGGAGCCTGCCCGGCAGGGCCaagcctctgccccctgcccccacgggaacggggcagggcagagaagagcgggccgggcaggagcgggaccccggcaggcagcagcatgccattaaaaatcggcgtGCCTGGTGCAGGTTGCTGACCACTGCATTAGGGTGTACCCCCCGGGCACACCCAGCACATCCTGTACGCACGCCTGTGTCCAACAGTTAAATAGAAGCATCATCTAATTGTGAATCAATGGGCCAGAGCCCCTCTCCACCCACAGTCTCAGCGGCTCATCCCAATTTCCATTCCTAGATCTCTTCTAGGTACCTTTGAACTTCCTCAGAGCCTCCAATAGTGCAATAGTTTTCAGGGAGAAATCGCTGACTCGCTCTTCCAGTTGAGGAGAAAcctcctctggctgctggaacttccccttctcccacctggaaagaaacaatttccCGAGATTatatttcatttagtgacccatGAAAAGTGCTTACAACTGAGTCGCTGCTCTAATGGGCCTGGAGTTCGAAATCCTCAAATTCTCCCAACTGTAGTAATCTGTCCCCTAGGAACTAGATGGAGACAccaactcccctctccccagctcatTCCACACAGGTCTCCAAACAACCCTCAGGTGGGAAAGACTCTTGattgctgctgcccagggctgaatggTAACCAGGGCCCCAGCAGTGAAAGGCCCATAATCCATCCCTACTATCCTGAGGCAGCCAGTCCCTCGGGGAGGTGACATCTCTGGAAAATACTTGAGGTCAGTCCTTCCCACTGAATGGAGAATTCCAGAGTCTTCTACACAAGGTTGAGAACCTCAGGATTCAgatgtagcagccgtgttagtctgtattcgcaaaaagaaaaggagtatttgtagcaccttagagactaacaaatttatttgagcataagctttcatgagctacagctcacttcatcagatgcattcggtggaaaatactgttagggggcttattccttcacccactcacttccctggtccttctcgcatgaacagagagcaacaatacccgaagtccaaaggtgcaaacaattcgatgtttattggggtgaacttccagcaagcatgattccagtttccttccttagtatcctccttcccagctctgacaccacagagccttacacctgtgtccctgttcccattcctgcccttagcaaaacaggattccagtttccccactcccattccctgttcccatctccccctttagcaaaacatgattccaatttccttacccccattccctgttcccatctcccacccacggccaccccctcccacccacgcccactcacttcctcattgactacagattatatagtaaaacttgagttctgcttagctataccttaaccaatcattttcctgaaatttaactaaccaatcctaacatattgtaacatgattatgtaaccaattatatcccaccaccttaattagtttacacccagcaaaattaattatacagcagacaggaacaatcacagaaccagacagagattatacagacaaacaatagcaaagtgggaactataatgacaaaacaatacagaagtgaggatttcacatcccagtattgataagtgagttcttgccagacaggatgctgtttccttttacattttcaaggcacttccctttctctggaggtgataggcattatcaggacaggattgtattcaggacaggattgtattcctaacagcccaatagcaccttatttcaatgtgactagtttggaatgtgaggatgtgaccggtcacttcccaacttatggctgcctctgttgcttagcctaagaacagggcctcaaactgtcacagtaagagaaggcccttacaccagcagacagtgattttgattctcttttgtacctctataactagtcaagtgataagaatacacctaaattcttagagtataggcctttacagacaggcctgaatatctatatcctaacaaataCCTCAGGATGAAGCTGATCAGAGAGATTTGTAAAGAGAATGTGACCTTCCCCACACATTTTGCTGTGGAGCCCGGGGGAGATGTGGTGCTAACATCACCATCAAGCTCTTTCCCAGTGTTGTGaagtgtgagggggagggagagagagccacGTACCTCCTCAAGGTGCTTCTGACATCCtagaagggagagggaaggaaaagggcagggagagggggagagagagaggaaaaagaaaagagtacttgtggcaccttagctcacgaaagcttatgctctaataaattggttagtctctaaggtgccacaagtcctcctgttctttttacggacacagactaacacggcggctactctgaaacctatcattatgcaagagagaggaaagaatcTCAGTCCCATTGGATATACACAGGGGACACTGGAGAAGGGATTTTGCAAATATGGGGAAGAGAGGCCCTGCCCTGGCCACAAGGCCATGGATTCCCTGAGCTAATggggcttttccatctctactATCTCTGTGTCTGTAACTCTGCAATGACCGATAGTCATTCACACGTCAGCAATGGACACGCCGAGTTACAGTGAGATCTCCGATTGCTGGACTCCAGTGCTTATGATTCAGGAGCCCTCCCTTCCTGGTGTGGGGATCTGGAATGTTTCTAACCACAGGTGCTGGCTTCTAActgtccctgggggtgctcagtcccaggccccgcccccactccaacccttccccaatgccacacccctgccctccctcttcccagccccactccgcccccacccagcctctttctgccccctccctggtgtgcaccccatccccactcctccctccccctcccaatgcCTCCTGCACATCATGGAACAGCGAGGcaggtgggaagcgctgggagggcaggggaggagttgatcggcgggcaggaggtgctggggcgggggggggagctggctgccaatgggtgctgagcacccaNNNNNNNNNNNNNNNNNNNNNNNNNNNNNNNNNNNNNNNNNNNNNNNNNNNNNNNNNNNNNNNNNNNNNNNNNNNNNNNNNNNNNNNNNNNNNNNNNNNNctaatttttttccatgggtgcgcTAGCCCTTAAGCgcccccggagtcagtgcctctgtttctccctcAGTCTGACCTGCAGGAATTCACTCGCTGGCTTCTGACACTTCCCCTCCAGCTCACTGATCAGCTCACTGAGGCGGGAAATCTGCTCGGAGAGTTGACTGACATTTTCTTTCTGGATCCTCACAATCTCCTTGTCCAGTTTCTCCAGCAGGAGTCGCTCTTGTTCCTCCAGGAGCTGCCGCAGTTGctgaaattcagacacaatcttctgcctctcggtttgtgtttgtttctgtatGAAAATAGGGCAAGGGCTGATCAGGAACATGGATGGAGCCCGGGGTCTTTTCATGGAGCGTTGAGTGTGCAGGAGGGAGAACTTCATTGAAACTCCTAAGATTTCTGACTTTTGACTCTACCCTAGAGAGAGGATTTTCTCACAACTTCCCCTTCGGCCCCGATATCTCTGAAAGGGACGTTTCCATGCGTGTCATGGTCAGCACATTCTGTTATTTATGGTCTCTGGAAATTCAgacccagagcagcaggaggcaggactcaGCATTACACTGACAGAGACGccaggggagaaaaaagaaacaaacatgttAATGCACGAAATGACCAGACACAGCGGACAGCACTTCACGGGGACATTCAGTTCACTTGGGGAGGATTTCTGGGAGagccacaagggctagacatTAACTTATCAGCTGAAATGgaagcttagggcttgtctacacatgaatcTAACCCAGCAATCCATGATCAGGTAGA from the Chelonia mydas isolate rCheMyd1 chromosome 14, rCheMyd1.pri.v2, whole genome shotgun sequence genome contains:
- the LOC102938377 gene encoding LOW QUALITY PROTEIN: zinc finger protein RFP (The sequence of the model RefSeq protein was modified relative to this genomic sequence to represent the inferred CDS: inserted 2 bases in 2 codons); translation: MAAASPLESLQEEATCPVCLEYFTDPVTLECGHNFCRACIAQCWEGPDTAASCPQCRETVQQRNLRPNRPLGNMVEIAKRLSFQAAKGAGGGGVCGEHQEALKLFCEEDQXAHMVVPIQEAAREYKEKIQAQLKILREEREKLLGLKATGEGNSREYLKQTQTERQKIVSEFQQLRQLLEEQERLLLEKLDKEIVRIQKENVSQLSEQISRLSELISELEGKCQKPASEFLQDVRSTLRRWEKGKFQQPEEVSPQLEERVSDFSLKTIALLEALRKFKDTLPSALERKRGQPLGAHRQANVSLDPDTAHPWLVLSKDGKSVRWEHTPQHLPSNPVRFDSELCVLGCEGFTAGRHRWEVEVGGRFWAVGVARESVGRKGEIIRSPERGIWAVXWWEGQFWALTSPVTPLPPSRAPSRIRVCLDCDRGQVTFIGAGDEAPIFTFPSGSVPGGRIRPWLQVGQAQTVSLRHAGEGRGNSSLGAMRAASLASHTHSRLHDPGVCFQSQLCTVWTAKPWRALSERGREADLITAPGTVQPVCHFPL